The following coding sequences lie in one Rutidosis leptorrhynchoides isolate AG116_Rl617_1_P2 chromosome 4, CSIRO_AGI_Rlap_v1, whole genome shotgun sequence genomic window:
- the LOC139840589 gene encoding uncharacterized protein encodes MAYSSSDNEYTMLALMLEADQSDEGDSSNVHLTRHYIRRDHHEAHDHLIRDYFAERPKYSEVEFKHRFRMRRRVFNRIMEGILNFSANRLTKYLEWFHVRPDCRGELGISTHLKITAALRQLAYGYTPDALDEYLQMSERVARESLKNFTKCIVVLYSNDYMCEPTREDMERLYKVHEEKHDFPGMLGSIDCMHWVWGKCPVAWQGQFKRGDHSHPTIMLEAVASYDNWIWHAYFGVAGSNNDINV; translated from the coding sequence ATGGCTTATTCATCTTCCGACAATGAGTATACGATGCTTGCACTCATGTTAGAGGCCGATCAAAGTGATGAGGGGGATAGTTCTAATGTTCATTTAACACGGCATTATATCAGACGTGATCACCATGAAGCACATGATCACCTCATAAGAGACTATTTTGCTGAACGTCCGAAGTATAGCGAAGTGGAGTTCAAACATCGATTTCGAATGAGGAGACGTGTATTCAACCGAATTATGGAAGGTATATTAAATTTTTCTGCAAATCGTTTAACTAAATATTTGGAATGGTTTCATGTTAGACCTGATTGCCGTGGCGAGTTAGGCATTAGTACACATTTAAAAATAACAGCGGCACTTCGTCAGTTGGCTTACGGTTATACACCCGATGCGTTAGACGAGTATTTACAAATGTCGGAACGTGTAGCTCGTGAAAGTTTAAAGAATTTTACGAAATGTATTGTTGTTTTATATTCAAATGATTATATGTGCGAGCCTACTCGTGAGGACATGGAACGTTTATACAAGGTTCATGAGGAAAAGCATGACTTTCCCGGCATGCTAGGTAGtatagattgtatgcattgggtTTGGGGAAAATGTCCGGTTGCATGGCAAGGCCAATTTAAGCGAGGAGATCATAGTCATCCAACTATTATGCTTGAAGCCGTTGCCTCGTATGATAATTGGATATGGCATGCTTATTTTGGGGTTGCTGGGTCAAACAATGACATAAATGTTTAA
- the LOC139840590 gene encoding uncharacterized protein, with translation MLNDNFPDIPYVINGVEYKRGYYLADGIYPQWASFVKAYSSAADPKSKYFSRKQSKARKDVERTFGILQGRWHILQQPVRAYSLKAIQRIMYACIIMHNMIVEDNGLNISKNNWVYELVQNMQTTWYDRCEEYKATTKELHDREVHERLRVDLVEHVWAIRAQEEEEEEEDEGEE, from the coding sequence ATGCTTAATGATAATTTCCCAGACATCCCTTATGTTATTAATGGTGTGGAGTACAAAAGGGGTTATTATTTAGCGGATGGGATTTACCCTCAATGGGCATCGTTTGTTAAAGCGTATTCGAGTGCAGCTGATCCCAAGAGTAAATACTTTTCACGCAAACAATCTAAGGCAAGAAAGGATGTTGAGAGGACTTTTGGTATTTTACAAGGACGTTGGCATATACTACAACAACCTGTAAGGGCTTATTCGTTGAAGGCTATTCAAAGAATTATGTATGCATGTATCATAATGCATAACATGATAGTTGAAGATAATGGGTTAAACATTTCTAAGAATAACTGGGTGTATGAACTGGTTCAGAACATGCAAACTACTTGGTACGATAGATGTGAAGAGTATAAAGCCACGACGAAGGAATTACACGATCGGGAGGTGCATGAACGTTTACGAGTCGATTTAGTCGAACATGTTTGGGCTATTCGAGCTCAGGAGGAGGAAGAGGAGGAGGAGGACGAGGGGGAAGAGTGA